A single Biomphalaria glabrata chromosome 2, xgBioGlab47.1, whole genome shotgun sequence DNA region contains:
- the LOC106060035 gene encoding 28S ribosomal protein S24, mitochondrial-like, with protein sequence MSVSQIFPKSLPVSSFFLAFRGISTTSSVCKNRKCGVPKVTPFRTHPLTYEEAQPPSKIYVTKGWLSWNTSNLYEEKRHAETTFEDLIIRKFMFGTWHGILASEVVIKRRHNMIVLAFLASMEHALQRQVYFLQGYTEELLTNWFKCPVKVELSAVSSKNDVIFKKI encoded by the exons atgtctgttTCACAG ATTTTCCCAAAGTCCCTACCAGTGTCATCTTTTTTTCTGGCTTTTCGTGGAATATCAACAACATCATCTGTGTGCAAAAACAGAAAGTGTGGCGTACCAAAAGTCACTCCTTTCAGAACACATCCACTTACTTATGAGGAAGCCCAGCCACCCAGTAAGATTTATGTGACCAAAGGATGGTTATCATGGAATACAA GTAACTTGTATGAAGAAAAAAGGCATGCTGAAACAACCTTTGAAGATTTGATCATTAGGAAGTTCATGTTTGGCACCTGGCATGGTATCTTAGCATCAGAAGTAGTAATTAAAAGACGCCATAATATGATTGTGCTTGCATTTTTGGCATCCATGGAACATGCTCTTCAACGACAAGTCTATTTTCTTCAAGGGTACACAGAAGAATTGTTGACTAATTGGTTTAAATGCCCTGTTAAAGTTGAACTATCTGCTGTTAGTTCCAAAAATgatgtcattttcaaaaaaatttaa
- the LOC106060034 gene encoding protein transport protein Sec24A-like isoform X1 — translation MAERSNPPPVFPNTNSPLQSQQYEYNSQPSNISQTAQLKPLGQAPNGPFFQPSGAFPSSVQSGNQPWMGSAQQTPNINGFNPTVQQQQQPLPPSMNSSGFPPPPVTPGFGYSPGAGTQVRPQGPYPPLPPTSQVPGLQVNGPASLNSRPPFQPTSNVGSQPANYQVAAQPFQGLRTPLQTGLPVRPMTSTVGSSLPPPTSSLQSSGDNIQSRPNELLPAPYHGQGQYSHQVNPLLQKTPIPTPNNSEPPSERSSRGPSPISGYSMDALEGQFSPGQGASSPGFQEHRGSPTSLSTGHNQPFPTRPGVPPGQPWPGLLQQQQNQSQPPFQVQRPPLGFPPMPQSSQSSGFSSTGGQQRYPMPPTSAIAPGFPPPPSAQGFPPPPPSSNTSATFPSPQGLGASRYPPPGPGLMSGYPPSGVGDNKLSALPPTSQYGPTSPGVPPMPNQGGYSPHYPQPGVGGYPNTMNTVTQNFSQMGMQDGQRSINLLNERQLFPPDGMETPRPALPNDFKKVNCSPDIFRCTLNAIPQNSALLNKARLPLGILIHPFRDLSQLPVIQSSVIVRCRACRTYINPFVVFTDQRRWKCNLCFRVNDLPDEFSFDPVSKTYGDPQRRPEVKSATIEFIAPSEYMLRPPQPAVYLFLLDVSFNAVKTGYLAQFCQVLLDELDKLPGDARTTIGFLCFDKALYYFNLSEGLSQPQMMCVPDLEDPFLPCPDNLLVNLHESKELISDLLNQLPNLFDGNYETGSALGAALQSAHKLMSATGGRITVVQTCLPTVGPGALENRDAASSSGKTVTNLGPATDFYKKLSLDCSAQQIAVDLFMLNGQYADIATLACISKFSAGCIYYYPSYHSVKNPGLVEKFDTDLRRYLTRKIGFESVMRIRCTRGLSIHTFHGNFFVRSTDLLSLPNINPDAGFGMQMSIEDNLQESSTVSFQAALLYTSSKGERRIRVHTLCVPVTNQLSDVFANADQQAIASLLAKMAVDRSLNSAISDARDAMMNASLDALAAYAQQIPASQRAGAVLAPFSLRLMPMLMLAMLKSIAFSLASKTKIDDRVFAMQQFKVLPVCYLIQNLYPHLYPLLRISEEKPIKRGNEEIPSAPLLQLSSANIDRTGLFLMDTGDAMCLLVGSGVGDQICQDVFDKPNFMSIPDDMMDLPELENPLSENIRSFINYLMDSRPFGVTFLVIRDDSKNRQLFFQHMLEDRTENSMSYYEFLQFLQGKTKG, via the exons ATGGCTGAAAGAAGTAACCCTCCGCCAGTCTTTCCCAACACAAACTCACCCCTACAGTCACAGCAGTATGAGTATAATTCTCAACCCAGCAATATTTCTCAAAcag cccaactgaaacctttaggacaagcacCTAATGGGCCATTTTTTCAACCTAGTGGAGCCTTTCCATCTTCTGTACAGAGTGGAAATCAGCCTTGGATGGGATCTGCCCAACAGACACCTAATATAAATGGTTTTAATCCAACTgtacaacaacagcaacagccTCTACCCCCCAGTATGAACTCATCTGGATTTCCACCACCTCCTGTGACACCAGGCTTTGGTTATTCTCCTGGTGCTGGAACACAAGTACGGCCCCAGGGACCCTATCCTCCTCTTCCTCCAACATCACAGGTACCTGGGCTTCAGGTGAATGGACCAGCCAGTTTAAACTCTCGACCACCTTTTCAGCCAACATCTAATGTAGGATCTCAGCCCGCAAATTATCAAGTGGCAGCTCAACCCTTCCAGGGCTTAAGGACTCCTTTACAAACTGGTCTGCCTGTCAGACCTATGACTTCTACAGTTGGTAGTAGCTTGCCACCACCAACTAGCTCTTTACAGTCTTCTGGTGATAATATACAAA GTCGACCAAATGAGCTGCTACCTGCACCATATCATGGACAGGGACAATATTCACATCAAGTTAATCCCCTCTTGCAAAAAACTCCCATTCCAACTCCTAATAATTCAG AACCTCCATCAGAACGGTCTTCTAGGGGCCCTTCACCAATTTCAGGCTATTCAATGGATGCTTTAGAAGGACAATTTTCACCTGGTCAAG GAGCATCATCACCAGGCTTTCAGGAACACAGAGGAAGTCCCACATCTTTATCAACAGGACATAATCAACCGTTTCCAACCAGGCCTGGAGTTCCTCCTGGGCAGCCATGGCCAGGTCTGCTTCAGCAACAGCAAAATCAGTCACAACCACCCTTTCAAGTTCAACGACCACCCCTAGGATTCCCTCCCATGCCTCAGTCAAGTCAGAGTTCTGGATTCTCTTCCACTGGTGGACAACAGAGGTATCCCATGCCTCCAACATCTGCCATTGCACCAGGATTCCCTCCACCTCCTTCAGCTCAAGGAttcccaccaccaccaccctcTTCGAACACATCAGCCACCTTCCCATCACCACAGGGACTTGGTGCCTCTAGGTATCCTCCACCAGGACCTGGCCTTATGTCGGGCTATCCCCCAAGTGGAGTTGGTGATAATAAACTTTCTGCATTGCCACCTACATCACAATATGGACCCACA tCACCTGGTGTTCCCCCTATGCCAAATCAAGGTGGCTATTCCCCCCACTATCCTCAACCTGGTGTTGGCGGATATCCTAACACTATGAATACAGTGACTCAAAACTTTAGTCAAATGGGCATGCAG GATGGACAGAGATCCATTAATTTACTGAATGAGAGACAGTTGTTTCCTCCAGATGGTATGGAGACACCCAGGCCAGCACTACCGAATGACTTCAAGAAAGTCAACTGCAGCCCAGA CATTTTCCGGTGTACCTTGAATGCAATACCACAAAACTCTGCATTGCTCAACAAAGCTAGGCTACCACTTGGAATTCTAATACACCCTTTTAGAGATTTATCA CAGCTTCCTGTGATACAGTCCAGTGTCATTGTGAGATGTCGGGCTTGCAGAACCTACATCAATCCATTTGTTGTGTTCACTGACCAGAGGAGATGGAAGTGTAATCTTTGCTTTAGAGTTAATGATT TACCAGATGAATTTTCTTTTGATCCTGTGAGTAAAACTTATGGTGATCCCCAAAGAAGACCTGAAGTAAAATCTGCCACGATTGAATTCATAGCTCCCTCTGAATATATG TTAAGACCGCCACAGCCTGCTGTTTACCTCTTTTTGTTGGATGTGTCTTTCAATGCAGTGAAAACTG GCTATCTTGCACAGTTTTGTCAGGTTCTTTTGGATGAGCTTGATAAACTTCCTGGAGATGCTAGGACAACAATAGGCTTTCTGTGTTTTGATAAAGCATTGTATTATTTCAATCTATCTGAGGGGCTCTCCCAACCACAGATGATGTGTGTACCAGATTTGGAAG ATCCATTTTTGCCTTGTCCAGATAACCTGCTAGTCAATTTACATGAGAGTAAGGAGCTTATCAGTGACCTGTTAAATCAACTACCAAACCTTTTTGATGGCAATTATGAAACTGGTAGTGCCCTGGGAGCAGCGCTTCAGTCAGCTCATAAACTAATG AGTGCTACTGGAGGAAGAATTACTGTAGTCCAGACATGTCTGCCAACAGTTGGACCAGGTGCATTAGAGAACAGAGATGCTGCTAGCAGTTCAGGAAAG actgTGACTAATTTGGGACCAGCCacagatttttataaaaaacttTCTTTGGATTGTTCAGCCCAGCAGATTGCTGTAGATTTGTTTATGTTGAATGGCCAGTATGCAGATATTGCAACACTTG CTTGTATTTCCAAGTTTTCTGCAGGATGTATTTATTACTATCCATCCTACCACTCTGTTAAAAACCCTGGTTTGGTAGAAAAATTTGACACAGACCTTCGGCGTTATTTGACACGAAAGATAGGCTTTGAGTCAGTTATGAGGATAAGGTGCACAAGAG gttTGAGTATCCATACATTTCATGGCAATTTTTTTGTTCGATCAACTGACCTGTTATCGCTGCCAAATATTAACCCTGATGCTGGTTTTGGAATGCAGATGTCAATTGAAGACAATCTCCAGGAGTCTAGTACTGTTAGTTTCCAAGCTGCATTATTGTACACATCTAGTAAAg GTGAGCGCCGAATAAGAGTTCATACTTTGTGTGTGCCTGTTACAAATCAATTAAGCGATGTTTTTGCAAATGCTGATCAACAAGCGATCGCTTCTTTGTTGGCTAAAATGG CTGTTGATAGATCACTAAACTCTGCAATAAGTGATGCCAGAGATGCTATGATGAATGCCTCACTGGATGCTCTTGCAGCTTATGCTCAACAGATCCCTGCATCTCAGAGGGCTGGTGCTGTGCTGGCCCCATTTTCTCTCAGATTAATGCCTATGCTAATGTTAGCCATGTTGAAAAGT attGCATTTAGCCTggcaagcaaaacaaaaattgatgaTAGGGTGTTTGCAATGCAACAGTTTAAGGTGTTGCCAGTTTGTTATTTAATTCAGAATCTGTACCCTCACCTGTATCCATTGTTGAGAATAAGTGAAGAG AAGCCCATAAAGAGAGGAAATGAAGAAATACCAAGTGCTCCATTGTTGCAGCTGTCTTCTGCCAACATTGATAGAACTGGTCTCTTCCTGATGGATACAGGAGATGCCATGTGTTTATTGGTTGGAAGTGGAGTTGGTGACCAGATATGTCAGGATGTCTTTGATAAGCCAAACTTTATGTCTATACCTGATGACATG ATGGATTTACCAGAATTGGAAAACCCACTATCAGAAAACATCAGAAGCTTTATAAATTACCTAATGGACTCCAGACCATTTGGAGTTACCTTTCTTGTCATCAG GGATGACAGCAAAAATCGGCAATTATTTTTCCAGCATATGCTTGAAGATCGCACAGAAAATAGTATGTCTTACTATgagtttttacaatttcttcaaGGAAAAACCAAAGGTTGA
- the LOC106060034 gene encoding protein transport protein Sec24A-like isoform X2 produces the protein MAERSNPPPVFPNTNSPLQSQQYEYNSQPSNISQTAQLKPLGQAPNGPFFQPSGAFPSSVQSGNQPWMGSAQQTPNINGFNPTVQQQQQPLPPSMNSSGFPPPPVTPGFGYSPGAGTQVRPQGPYPPLPPTSQVPGLQVNGPASLNSRPPFQPTSNVGSQPANYQVAAQPFQGLRTPLQTGLPVRPMTSTVGSSLPPPTSSLQSSGDNIQKPPSERSSRGPSPISGYSMDALEGQFSPGQGASSPGFQEHRGSPTSLSTGHNQPFPTRPGVPPGQPWPGLLQQQQNQSQPPFQVQRPPLGFPPMPQSSQSSGFSSTGGQQRYPMPPTSAIAPGFPPPPSAQGFPPPPPSSNTSATFPSPQGLGASRYPPPGPGLMSGYPPSGVGDNKLSALPPTSQYGPTSPGVPPMPNQGGYSPHYPQPGVGGYPNTMNTVTQNFSQMGMQDGQRSINLLNERQLFPPDGMETPRPALPNDFKKVNCSPDIFRCTLNAIPQNSALLNKARLPLGILIHPFRDLSQLPVIQSSVIVRCRACRTYINPFVVFTDQRRWKCNLCFRVNDLPDEFSFDPVSKTYGDPQRRPEVKSATIEFIAPSEYMLRPPQPAVYLFLLDVSFNAVKTGYLAQFCQVLLDELDKLPGDARTTIGFLCFDKALYYFNLSEGLSQPQMMCVPDLEDPFLPCPDNLLVNLHESKELISDLLNQLPNLFDGNYETGSALGAALQSAHKLMSATGGRITVVQTCLPTVGPGALENRDAASSSGKTVTNLGPATDFYKKLSLDCSAQQIAVDLFMLNGQYADIATLACISKFSAGCIYYYPSYHSVKNPGLVEKFDTDLRRYLTRKIGFESVMRIRCTRGLSIHTFHGNFFVRSTDLLSLPNINPDAGFGMQMSIEDNLQESSTVSFQAALLYTSSKGERRIRVHTLCVPVTNQLSDVFANADQQAIASLLAKMAVDRSLNSAISDARDAMMNASLDALAAYAQQIPASQRAGAVLAPFSLRLMPMLMLAMLKSIAFSLASKTKIDDRVFAMQQFKVLPVCYLIQNLYPHLYPLLRISEEKPIKRGNEEIPSAPLLQLSSANIDRTGLFLMDTGDAMCLLVGSGVGDQICQDVFDKPNFMSIPDDMMDLPELENPLSENIRSFINYLMDSRPFGVTFLVIRDDSKNRQLFFQHMLEDRTENSMSYYEFLQFLQGKTKG, from the exons ATGGCTGAAAGAAGTAACCCTCCGCCAGTCTTTCCCAACACAAACTCACCCCTACAGTCACAGCAGTATGAGTATAATTCTCAACCCAGCAATATTTCTCAAAcag cccaactgaaacctttaggacaagcacCTAATGGGCCATTTTTTCAACCTAGTGGAGCCTTTCCATCTTCTGTACAGAGTGGAAATCAGCCTTGGATGGGATCTGCCCAACAGACACCTAATATAAATGGTTTTAATCCAACTgtacaacaacagcaacagccTCTACCCCCCAGTATGAACTCATCTGGATTTCCACCACCTCCTGTGACACCAGGCTTTGGTTATTCTCCTGGTGCTGGAACACAAGTACGGCCCCAGGGACCCTATCCTCCTCTTCCTCCAACATCACAGGTACCTGGGCTTCAGGTGAATGGACCAGCCAGTTTAAACTCTCGACCACCTTTTCAGCCAACATCTAATGTAGGATCTCAGCCCGCAAATTATCAAGTGGCAGCTCAACCCTTCCAGGGCTTAAGGACTCCTTTACAAACTGGTCTGCCTGTCAGACCTATGACTTCTACAGTTGGTAGTAGCTTGCCACCACCAACTAGCTCTTTACAGTCTTCTGGTGATAATATACAAA AACCTCCATCAGAACGGTCTTCTAGGGGCCCTTCACCAATTTCAGGCTATTCAATGGATGCTTTAGAAGGACAATTTTCACCTGGTCAAG GAGCATCATCACCAGGCTTTCAGGAACACAGAGGAAGTCCCACATCTTTATCAACAGGACATAATCAACCGTTTCCAACCAGGCCTGGAGTTCCTCCTGGGCAGCCATGGCCAGGTCTGCTTCAGCAACAGCAAAATCAGTCACAACCACCCTTTCAAGTTCAACGACCACCCCTAGGATTCCCTCCCATGCCTCAGTCAAGTCAGAGTTCTGGATTCTCTTCCACTGGTGGACAACAGAGGTATCCCATGCCTCCAACATCTGCCATTGCACCAGGATTCCCTCCACCTCCTTCAGCTCAAGGAttcccaccaccaccaccctcTTCGAACACATCAGCCACCTTCCCATCACCACAGGGACTTGGTGCCTCTAGGTATCCTCCACCAGGACCTGGCCTTATGTCGGGCTATCCCCCAAGTGGAGTTGGTGATAATAAACTTTCTGCATTGCCACCTACATCACAATATGGACCCACA tCACCTGGTGTTCCCCCTATGCCAAATCAAGGTGGCTATTCCCCCCACTATCCTCAACCTGGTGTTGGCGGATATCCTAACACTATGAATACAGTGACTCAAAACTTTAGTCAAATGGGCATGCAG GATGGACAGAGATCCATTAATTTACTGAATGAGAGACAGTTGTTTCCTCCAGATGGTATGGAGACACCCAGGCCAGCACTACCGAATGACTTCAAGAAAGTCAACTGCAGCCCAGA CATTTTCCGGTGTACCTTGAATGCAATACCACAAAACTCTGCATTGCTCAACAAAGCTAGGCTACCACTTGGAATTCTAATACACCCTTTTAGAGATTTATCA CAGCTTCCTGTGATACAGTCCAGTGTCATTGTGAGATGTCGGGCTTGCAGAACCTACATCAATCCATTTGTTGTGTTCACTGACCAGAGGAGATGGAAGTGTAATCTTTGCTTTAGAGTTAATGATT TACCAGATGAATTTTCTTTTGATCCTGTGAGTAAAACTTATGGTGATCCCCAAAGAAGACCTGAAGTAAAATCTGCCACGATTGAATTCATAGCTCCCTCTGAATATATG TTAAGACCGCCACAGCCTGCTGTTTACCTCTTTTTGTTGGATGTGTCTTTCAATGCAGTGAAAACTG GCTATCTTGCACAGTTTTGTCAGGTTCTTTTGGATGAGCTTGATAAACTTCCTGGAGATGCTAGGACAACAATAGGCTTTCTGTGTTTTGATAAAGCATTGTATTATTTCAATCTATCTGAGGGGCTCTCCCAACCACAGATGATGTGTGTACCAGATTTGGAAG ATCCATTTTTGCCTTGTCCAGATAACCTGCTAGTCAATTTACATGAGAGTAAGGAGCTTATCAGTGACCTGTTAAATCAACTACCAAACCTTTTTGATGGCAATTATGAAACTGGTAGTGCCCTGGGAGCAGCGCTTCAGTCAGCTCATAAACTAATG AGTGCTACTGGAGGAAGAATTACTGTAGTCCAGACATGTCTGCCAACAGTTGGACCAGGTGCATTAGAGAACAGAGATGCTGCTAGCAGTTCAGGAAAG actgTGACTAATTTGGGACCAGCCacagatttttataaaaaacttTCTTTGGATTGTTCAGCCCAGCAGATTGCTGTAGATTTGTTTATGTTGAATGGCCAGTATGCAGATATTGCAACACTTG CTTGTATTTCCAAGTTTTCTGCAGGATGTATTTATTACTATCCATCCTACCACTCTGTTAAAAACCCTGGTTTGGTAGAAAAATTTGACACAGACCTTCGGCGTTATTTGACACGAAAGATAGGCTTTGAGTCAGTTATGAGGATAAGGTGCACAAGAG gttTGAGTATCCATACATTTCATGGCAATTTTTTTGTTCGATCAACTGACCTGTTATCGCTGCCAAATATTAACCCTGATGCTGGTTTTGGAATGCAGATGTCAATTGAAGACAATCTCCAGGAGTCTAGTACTGTTAGTTTCCAAGCTGCATTATTGTACACATCTAGTAAAg GTGAGCGCCGAATAAGAGTTCATACTTTGTGTGTGCCTGTTACAAATCAATTAAGCGATGTTTTTGCAAATGCTGATCAACAAGCGATCGCTTCTTTGTTGGCTAAAATGG CTGTTGATAGATCACTAAACTCTGCAATAAGTGATGCCAGAGATGCTATGATGAATGCCTCACTGGATGCTCTTGCAGCTTATGCTCAACAGATCCCTGCATCTCAGAGGGCTGGTGCTGTGCTGGCCCCATTTTCTCTCAGATTAATGCCTATGCTAATGTTAGCCATGTTGAAAAGT attGCATTTAGCCTggcaagcaaaacaaaaattgatgaTAGGGTGTTTGCAATGCAACAGTTTAAGGTGTTGCCAGTTTGTTATTTAATTCAGAATCTGTACCCTCACCTGTATCCATTGTTGAGAATAAGTGAAGAG AAGCCCATAAAGAGAGGAAATGAAGAAATACCAAGTGCTCCATTGTTGCAGCTGTCTTCTGCCAACATTGATAGAACTGGTCTCTTCCTGATGGATACAGGAGATGCCATGTGTTTATTGGTTGGAAGTGGAGTTGGTGACCAGATATGTCAGGATGTCTTTGATAAGCCAAACTTTATGTCTATACCTGATGACATG ATGGATTTACCAGAATTGGAAAACCCACTATCAGAAAACATCAGAAGCTTTATAAATTACCTAATGGACTCCAGACCATTTGGAGTTACCTTTCTTGTCATCAG GGATGACAGCAAAAATCGGCAATTATTTTTCCAGCATATGCTTGAAGATCGCACAGAAAATAGTATGTCTTACTATgagtttttacaatttcttcaaGGAAAAACCAAAGGTTGA